GCTTTGACCTTGAGCAGGTTTCCTCAGGTCTCTGATTTCCATTGTTAAAGCTTCCTCAAGGTCAGGCTGTCgtgaagaagcagggagagggtgCTGCAGACGAGACCAGGGCCCCTGAGGCTGCGGTCACGGCATGGTGACAGCAACCACAGATGCGCCCTGGACGAACACTCCGGGTTCTTCCAGACCCTTTCTTACCCTCTTACTGTATGTCTGAAAGCTCACACCCGCAGTGTGccaccttcccctgctcacagaGAGCCTGGAGGGCCCGAGAATTCACGCTGCCAGGTGCCCCTTCGCCGGCGACCGTGCTGAGGGTCGTCAGAGTCCAGCTCCGAGGTGAATGGCCGCAGCCGCCCTTGCCCGGGTTCCTCCCTGCCTCATGCACCTCCTGGGAGCTCCTCCTTCAGAAATCACTTGTATCTGAACGTGTCATGTCTCAGAGCACTTCTGGGGGGCCCGTGACCCGAGAGGCTGAGCATCCACTCGGGGCCAGGTGGTGGTTACTGCTTCGGCCCTGGGGCCACTTCTGACCCCAGATTTTCCTCCCAAAGGACAGCGAAGGCCTGTGCTGCCACCTTCCCCTCCTGGCCCGCACAGTTGACTTTCACCATGAATTCCGTTAATGGTCTGAGTCATCACCGCTCTGAAACATATTTCAGCTCTCGGTCCCCTGAGAAATTTTCCACAGGCCTGTGTATCCTGGTATCCTGGGTCAGTCTCCCAGTGTACCCCTGGCTTCTCCCAGCCGCTTTCTCTCGGGACGCCCCCCAAGAGCTCTAGACTTCTCTCGCTTTCCATTTCAAGGGTACACAGCTCTTCTCTTCTTACGCAGCTCCTACCTGAACCCGGGCCTCACCCTCCAGGTTCCCGGTGGGGCCTTTCACTTCACAATACTTTGCATTCCTTTGCAAGCAGTTGTGGTTATAAATAGAAATCCCCCCTCCCATACATAGACATCTATGTTATGTAAACTGGTTCATATGTGATAAGTATAATTCCCCATAATTGGGTCTATGCCACAGTTGATATGTCCCTGGACTTTGGTATTGATCAGATGGGCACGTCCTTGTCTGCACTGATGGGGACAGGTGGTGTCTATCACATTCATTTTAAGGGCCGAGAGTATCCCCTTACACTGATACCCTCCTAACTGACCTACGCTGCACGTCCGTCAGTGGATGAGTGGAAACTTCAGAGCCTGGGGCTAGTGCAGATAATGCCTCAGTCTTGTATCTTGACTCACTGGTAGGACTTTATCATACAGATACGTTTGCGCAAATGCGCTTGCGAGGTCAAAGGGACCACGTTTTTATAGTGTCGCCAGGCCGCCCTTGCCAAAGATGATGCCGGTATGTTCACAAAAGAACATTTTCAGAGTCGTTTCAAAGATACTGCCCACGTATGTCCCCCCATTTCACGGGGAGCATAAAGTTCATGTCTGGAGCAAATTCCCCCTCCGTCCCTACCCACCTTATGTGATTGGCCGCTCTGGACCGTTCTCTTATTTTCCTAGACGTGGCAGGATTTTAGCGTCTGAAACAATTCCCTCTTCACTTCTTAATtcgtgtgttttgttttctgctttcagaGAGATACGCTGATAACCCCCGTTGTAGGATTTATAGACCACAAGTTCCAGGCCCAGCCCAATCCCGATGAGGTGAAGAAGGTGTTCCTGGTGCCTCTGGAATATTTCCTGCATCCGCGGGTCTACCACCAGAGTCACATGACACTTTCTGGCCACGATGTTGTTGTTCACTGCTTTGAGTACAGACATCCGGAAGATGGTTTCACCTACCAGATCAAGGGAATAACGGCGAAACTCGCCCTGTTTGTTGCCTTAATTATTTTTGGGAAAAAACCCACCTTTGACGTTGAATTTAATCTCAGCGATCTAATGTCATCCTCTGAAGAGATCTTCCTGAAGCGGCATAAACGTGCTACAAGCAAGTTATGATTTGTGAGACGAACATCCAAATAACTAAAAGGATTTGGCTTGTGCTTATCCATAAGGACAACAATAACGCCAGCTGTCGGAAATGGACGGGCACGAGTATCGTTCCCACAGTATGAAGGTAAAAGATACCTTGCCTTTTTCCCACTTGCCCTCTATTACCCAAAAGAGCAAAACATCCTTCAAAAGTGGAaaaatgtgaggggcgcctgggggctcagtcggtgaagcatccaacttcagctcaggtcatgatctcgtggtctatgagttcgagccccacgtcaggctctgtgctgatggctcagagcctagagcctgctttggattctgtctccctctctctgctcctccccagcttgtgctcacacacactgtctctctctcaaaaataaatacacaataaaaaaaaattttttttaaagtggaaaaatgtGTTTATAGTGTTGCGTAATTTCACCCACAGTttgttaataatacattttttaatacttataagAAAAGgtatctggcatatagtaggtatttaataaatatttgttgactatatGACCATGTGGCATTGATCTTATTCTTAGGAGGTAATATATCCCTTTCGTTGTTGTTACATGTGACTAGAAACTTCAAACCACCTGTCAGAATCTAGTCGCCTTCTCCTCGCTGGCAGCAGAGTTGAAGCTGAGCTGCGAGCTTCCCAGGAAGAAACAGCATTACCCAGGACCTCTTGTAGTTAAATGTGGCTCCGGAACTTAACCTGGGCCAACGGGATGTGAGTGAAAGTTGACCTTGCAGGCcatctccaattaaaaaaaatttttttaatgtttacttatttttgagagagaaggagatatagagtgtgagcagggaaggagcagagagagagggagacacagaatccgaagcaggctccaggctctgagctttcagcacagaggccgacgcagggctcgaactcacgaaccgtgacatcatc
This genomic interval from Panthera leo isolate Ple1 chromosome E2, P.leo_Ple1_pat1.1, whole genome shotgun sequence contains the following:
- the NUDT7 gene encoding peroxisomal coenzyme A diphosphatase NUDT7 yields the protein MSPARPSPEPVRNRLIDDAKARLKEHDAGTRYSHLSYDKYSVLLPLLVKEGKLHLLFTLRSEKLRRSPGEVCFPGGKCEPTDVDDVATAVREAQEEVGLCPRQVEVVCRLVPYLLERDTLITPVVGFIDHKFQAQPNPDEVKKVFLVPLEYFLHPRVYHQSHMTLSGHDVVVHCFEYRHPEDGFTYQIKGITAKLALFVALIIFGKKPTFDVEFNLSDLMSSSEEIFLKRHKRATSKL